In the Paenibacillus sp. FSL H7-0357 genome, one interval contains:
- a CDS encoding carbohydrate ABC transporter permease → MPRLKKSLPHVVLLSYLLVILFPFLFVLFSSVKKDNNAIALNPFGIPKEFAFSNYVEAWVNAKISTYFFNSLYISVLASVVSILLASMFAFAVTRMRQGKWNGILFSLVLVGMLIPNNALMLPIYTIVRKLHILNTHWALIIPYIANAIPFTIIILAAFMRSLPSEIEEAAVMDGLKAPGIFARIIVPLTVPAMVTVFIVNFLGNWNEFLLANYFLSNDELRTLPVGMVQFRDQYQMNYAQMSAGIVYSVLPVIIIYAILQEKIIEGVTAGSVKG, encoded by the coding sequence ATGCCACGCCTGAAAAAGAGTCTGCCGCATGTTGTGCTGTTGTCGTATCTGCTTGTTATTCTTTTTCCTTTCCTGTTCGTCCTGTTCTCTTCAGTAAAGAAAGACAACAACGCGATCGCCTTGAATCCATTCGGCATTCCGAAGGAATTTGCCTTCTCTAACTATGTGGAGGCCTGGGTCAACGCCAAGATCAGCACCTACTTCTTTAACAGCTTGTACATTTCTGTGCTGGCTTCTGTCGTCTCCATTTTGCTGGCGTCGATGTTTGCCTTTGCAGTCACACGGATGCGGCAGGGCAAATGGAATGGTATCCTGTTCTCGCTTGTACTGGTCGGAATGCTTATTCCTAACAATGCGCTGATGCTGCCGATTTATACGATTGTGCGCAAACTGCACATTCTGAATACACATTGGGCATTGATCATCCCTTATATTGCCAATGCAATACCGTTTACAATTATTATTTTGGCCGCATTTATGCGTTCGTTGCCCAGTGAAATTGAAGAAGCGGCAGTTATGGATGGCTTGAAGGCTCCCGGTATCTTTGCTAGAATTATTGTACCTCTGACGGTTCCCGCCATGGTTACAGTATTCATTGTTAATTTCCTGGGAAATTGGAATGAATTTTTGCTGGCTAACTATTTTCTTTCGAATGACGAGCTGCGCACACTTCCGGTGGGAATGGTCCAATTCCGCGATCAGTATCAGATGAATTATGCGCAAATGTCTGCAGGCATTGTCTACAGTGTGCTGCCGGTCATTATTATTTACGCCATTTTGCAGGAGAAAATTATTGAAGGCGTAACGGCAGGCAGCGTAAAAGGATAA
- a CDS encoding carbohydrate ABC transporter permease codes for MNKSLRNPLVFILFVIPALVLFFMFFIYPIFSSLYYSFTSWNGVSDTVKFTGLTNFKKALGDERFWVSVKNNGWFILFSVCVQVPLIVFFSLLIANVKKLKGLYKTAVFMPSIMSTAVIGILWGFIYEPNIGLFNKLIGLVGIEPVYWLSDERFAMLSILITNAWQWTGFYIVMVLAAILSIPSELDEAAAIDGATGFQRATRITLPLIVPIISVVIMLSIAGAMKAADIVIVMTKGGPAGSTEVMATYMIKYAITNFKYGYGNAIAVLIFAFTLVVTALYHLLFARRNERIEY; via the coding sequence ATGAATAAATCACTCAGAAATCCATTGGTTTTTATCCTGTTTGTTATTCCTGCACTGGTATTGTTCTTCATGTTCTTTATATATCCGATCTTCAGCTCACTTTACTACAGCTTCACCAGTTGGAACGGAGTATCGGATACGGTTAAATTCACCGGCCTCACTAACTTCAAAAAAGCGCTTGGAGATGAACGCTTCTGGGTTTCGGTGAAGAATAACGGCTGGTTTATCCTATTCTCCGTGTGCGTGCAGGTTCCCCTGATCGTATTCTTTTCGCTTTTGATTGCCAACGTTAAGAAGCTGAAAGGACTCTACAAGACAGCCGTATTTATGCCTTCTATTATGTCTACTGCGGTAATCGGCATTCTGTGGGGATTTATTTATGAGCCCAATATCGGCCTCTTTAATAAGCTAATTGGTCTCGTTGGCATTGAGCCGGTGTACTGGCTGTCGGATGAGCGGTTTGCCATGCTGTCCATTCTGATCACGAATGCCTGGCAGTGGACCGGATTCTACATTGTTATGGTGCTGGCGGCTATTCTATCCATTCCTAGTGAACTGGATGAAGCTGCGGCCATTGACGGCGCTACCGGCTTTCAGCGTGCCACACGCATCACACTGCCGCTGATTGTGCCGATCATTTCCGTAGTTATTATGCTCTCCATCGCCGGTGCAATGAAGGCTGCGGATATCGTCATCGTGATGACGAAAGGCGGTCCGGCTGGATCGACCGAGGTCATGGCGACTTATATGATAAAATACGCGATCACCAACTTTAAGTATGGCTACGGCAATGCCATCGCAGTCCTGATCTTTGCATTCACGCTTGTGGTTACGGCGCTGTATCATCTGCTGTTTGCCCGGCGCAATGAAAGGATTGAATACTGA
- a CDS encoding extracellular solute-binding protein encodes MRKSMTMLLSLVFVSSALLAGCGGNNNKASNNGETAAPSNSAAATNAAATDEPASAEPFEMTIRHTQVGADKQKRLAILEDVVGKVQSEVPGLTFKLDGVDSDVNRKEKLRGEMAAGNPPAVFDLFGSPDSKIYAKEGKLLDLTPILEELGIKDKFSNLDPFTYEGKIYGLPIGGSGEGFFYNKEYYGSKGWEAPKTFAELEKQLADIKADGKVPLAGASKAGWVPLMLANHLWSRYAGPDVTAKFATGEAKWSDANVVKGFAKYKEWVDKGYFKKGELGFEYAEYTTQFTSGEAILLYDGTWKSSVFKAGQSGEGLIGKVGFFNIPAVDGGVGDQTALMRDVNNGYGFSASAADDERQLAAVKSFIKNMYNEEMQLRGLVEDGVLPAMKIDQNILNENITDDLMSEIVAVLNNSQSSFPAFDSLVQADVTTEISNIQIQKLIGGQTTPEKMGEALQKVQEEANAAVE; translated from the coding sequence ATGAGAAAAAGTATGACTATGCTGTTGTCCCTGGTTTTTGTCTCTTCTGCTTTGCTTGCTGGCTGTGGAGGCAACAATAATAAGGCAAGCAACAATGGAGAAACTGCAGCACCAAGCAATTCAGCTGCTGCAACCAATGCTGCTGCCACTGATGAGCCTGCCAGCGCTGAGCCTTTCGAAATGACGATCCGTCATACGCAGGTTGGTGCTGATAAGCAGAAACGTCTTGCTATTTTGGAGGATGTGGTAGGCAAGGTTCAGAGTGAAGTGCCGGGGCTGACATTCAAACTGGATGGTGTAGATTCCGATGTGAACCGCAAAGAGAAGCTACGCGGTGAAATGGCCGCCGGCAATCCTCCGGCAGTGTTCGATCTCTTTGGGAGCCCTGACTCCAAAATATACGCCAAAGAAGGAAAATTGCTTGACCTGACCCCGATCCTCGAAGAATTGGGCATTAAAGACAAGTTCTCGAATCTTGATCCATTTACTTATGAAGGCAAGATTTACGGATTGCCAATCGGCGGTTCCGGTGAAGGTTTCTTCTATAATAAAGAATACTATGGCAGCAAGGGCTGGGAAGCTCCGAAGACCTTTGCTGAGCTTGAGAAGCAACTGGCCGATATTAAGGCTGATGGCAAAGTACCGCTGGCTGGCGCTTCCAAAGCCGGCTGGGTGCCGCTGATGCTGGCCAACCACCTCTGGTCACGTTATGCCGGACCGGATGTGACGGCTAAATTCGCGACCGGTGAAGCTAAATGGAGCGATGCTAATGTTGTGAAAGGTTTTGCGAAATACAAGGAATGGGTAGATAAAGGCTACTTCAAAAAAGGCGAGCTTGGTTTCGAATATGCTGAGTATACCACCCAGTTCACTAGTGGCGAAGCCATTCTGCTCTATGATGGAACTTGGAAATCCTCTGTATTCAAAGCAGGACAATCGGGTGAAGGTCTGATCGGCAAGGTTGGATTCTTCAATATCCCGGCAGTTGACGGCGGGGTAGGCGACCAAACGGCACTGATGCGCGATGTGAACAACGGTTACGGGTTCTCTGCTTCAGCGGCAGATGACGAGCGTCAGCTGGCTGCAGTGAAATCCTTTATCAAGAATATGTACAATGAAGAAATGCAGCTTCGCGGTCTGGTAGAGGACGGAGTGCTGCCGGCCATGAAGATTGATCAGAATATCCTGAACGAGAATATTACCGATGATCTGATGAGTGAAATCGTAGCGGTACTGAATAATTCCCAGTCTTCATTCCCTGCCTTTGACTCTCTGGTTCAAGCGGATGTCACCACCGAGATCAGCAACATTCAAATTCAGAAGCTGATCGGCGGACAGACAACACCTGAAAAAATGGGCGAGGCGCTGCAAAAAGTTCAAGAAGAAGCTAATGCAGCAGTGGAATAA
- the pflA gene encoding pyruvate formate-lyase-activating protein yields MANGHIHSLETFGTVDGPGIRFVLFMQGCLLKCQYCHNPDTWGLNEGREMSIEEVLSEIEPYLNYYKSSGGGLTVSGGEPTLQAHFVKQLFTEVKQRWNLHTTLDTNGYNDGSKISDLLDVTDLVLLDLKHIDDEAHIKLTGKSNDRTLKLARWLSDHNRKMWIRHVYVPGIHNKEEDLLNLGRFIGTLNGVEKFEILPYHQMGIYKWQELGRPYELEGVPSPNDEEVQRAYRLIEEGRNETALVK; encoded by the coding sequence ATGGCTAATGGACATATACATTCCTTAGAAACGTTCGGGACCGTAGACGGGCCTGGTATCCGTTTTGTTCTATTTATGCAGGGCTGCTTATTGAAATGCCAGTATTGTCATAACCCGGATACCTGGGGTCTTAATGAAGGCAGAGAAATGAGCATCGAGGAAGTGCTGTCGGAAATCGAACCTTACCTGAATTATTATAAGTCTTCAGGTGGCGGGCTTACCGTGTCTGGCGGCGAACCAACGCTGCAGGCGCATTTTGTCAAACAACTGTTCACTGAAGTGAAACAGCGCTGGAATCTGCACACCACACTGGATACAAATGGCTATAATGATGGTTCGAAGATCAGCGATTTGCTGGATGTTACTGATCTTGTGCTGCTCGATCTCAAGCATATCGATGATGAAGCGCATATTAAGCTGACCGGTAAATCGAATGATCGTACATTGAAGCTGGCCCGCTGGTTGTCGGATCATAACCGTAAAATGTGGATCCGCCACGTGTACGTTCCTGGCATTCATAATAAGGAAGAGGATTTACTGAATCTCGGCCGATTCATTGGAACGCTTAATGGGGTAGAAAAGTTTGAAATCCTGCCTTATCACCAAATGGGGATTTATAAATGGCAAGAACTTGGCCGTCCCTATGAACTAGAAGGGGTACCCTCACCGAACGATGAAGAAGTGCAGCGCGCTTACCGGCTGATTGAAGAAGGACGCAACGAGACAGCACTTGTTAAGTGA